A single Garra rufa chromosome 9, GarRuf1.0, whole genome shotgun sequence DNA region contains:
- the slc6a19b gene encoding solute carrier family 6 member 19b, translated as MFVSFLVSLYYNTIIALVMWYFFNSFQDPLPWSQCPVNANKTGLISECERSSPVDYFWYRETLNTSPAIDETGGLQWWMVLCLISAWGVLYICCIRGIETTGKAVYVTSTLPYVVLTIFLIRGLTLKGSIDGIKFLFTPDLNELANPTTWLDAGAQVFYSFSLAFGGLISFSSYNSVHNNCEQDAVIISIINAFTSIYAATVIYSIIGFRATERFDDCISGNILTLLNTFDLPEGNITESNYQEVLHSLNTTSPDIISSLALKTCDLNSFLSEGVEGTGLAFIVFTEAITKMPLSPLWSVLFFIMLFCLGLSSMFGNIEGVLVPLQDLKIFPKSWPKEVISGLTCLVCCLVGLIFVQGSGSYWLALFDTFAGSIPLLVIAFSEMIGVVYVYGIDRFNEDLIFMIGHKPNIFWQATWRFISPLIMLAIFVFYFSTTVTKEIFYIAWDPESENFPTLEKKPYPSWIYLIIFFLAGIPSLAVPGTAVFRAIREYCCKKHPNASVNEIDSISYKVHMQDEELKTQKSQTSNQKLYT; from the exons atgtttgtgtccTTTCTGGTCAGTCTGTACTATAACACCATCATAGCCTTGGTCATGTGGTACTTCTTCAACTCCTTCCAGGATCCTCTGCCTTGGAGCCAGTGTCCAGTCAACGCCAACAAGACAG GACTCATTTCTGAGTGTGAGAGGAGCTCACCTGTGGATTATTTCTGGTATCGTGAGACTTTAAACACTTCACCGGCCATAGATGAGACGGGAGGTCTGCAGTGGTGGATGGTCCTTTGTCTGATCTCAGCCTGGGGAGTGCTGTACATCTGCTGCATCCGTGGAATAGAGACAACCGGAAAG GCTGTTTATGTGACGTCTACCTTGCCATATGTAGTTCTCACGATCTTCCTGATCAGAGGACTGACTCTGAAAGGATCCATTGACGGCATTAAGTTCCTCTTCACTCCAGAT tTAAACGAATTAGCAAACCCAACCACATGGTTGGACGCAGGTGCACAAGTGTTTTATTCATTTTCTCTGGCTTTTGGAGGTCTCATCTCATTCTCCAGCTACAACTCTGTGCA CAATAACTGTGAGCAAGATGCAGTAATCATCTCCATCATTAATGCCTTTACCTCGATCTATGCTGCAACTGTCATCTACAGCATCATTGGTTTCAGAGCTACTGAGAGATTTGATGACTGCATAAGTGG GAACATCTTGACTCTTCTGAACACATTTGATTTGCCAGAGGGAAACATCACTGAGAGCAACTATCAAGAGGTTCTTCACAGTCTTAATACTACAAGCCCTGATATCATCAGCAGCCTTGCTCTCAAGACCTGTGACCTAAACAGCTTCCTCAGTGAG GGTGTAGAAGGAACAGGTCTGGCCTTCATCGTGTTCACTGAGGCAATCACCAAGATGCCACTGTCTCCGCTCTGGTCCGTCCTGTTCTTTATCATGCTCTTCTGCCTTGGCCTATCCTCCATGTTTGGCAACATTGAGGGTGTTCTGGTTCCTCTGCAGGACCTGAAGATCTTTCCCAAAAGCTGGCCCAAAGAGGTCATTTCAG GGCTAACATGCTTGGTGTGCTGCCTGGTTGGGTTGATATTTGTGCAGGGCTCAGGGAGCTACTGGCTTGCCCTGTTTGACACCTTTGCTGGCTCTATTCCTCTCCTCGTCATTGCTTTCTCTGAGATGATTGGAGTTGTGTATGTCTATGGGATAGACAG GTTCAATGAAGACCTGATATTTATGATTGGACACAAGCCCAACATCTTCTGGCAGGCCACATGGAGATTCATTAGTCCCCTCATCATGTTAGCCATCTTCGTCTTCTACTTCTCCACCACAGTCACCAAGGAAATCTTCTACATTGCCTGGGATCCTGAATCG GAAAACTTCCCAACCCTAGAGAAGAAGCCATATCCATCATGGATTTATTTAATAATCTTTTTCCTGGCTGGGATCCCTAGTTTGGCTGTACCCGGCACTGCTGTTTTCAGAGCCATACGAGAATACTGCTGCAAGAAACATCCCAATGCCTCAGTCAACGAAATTGATTCTATATCTTACAAAGTTCATATGCAGGATGAAGAACTGAAAACACAAAAGTCACAAACATCTAATCAAAAGTTATACACATGA